The following are encoded together in the Bos javanicus breed banteng chromosome 4, ARS-OSU_banteng_1.0, whole genome shotgun sequence genome:
- the LOC133246881 gene encoding sentrin-specific protease 8-like has translation MDPVVLSYMDSLLRQSDISLLDPPSWLNDHVIGFAFEYFANSQFHDCSDQVCFISPEVTQFIKCTGSPAEIAMFLEPLDLPNKRVIFLAINDNSNHTAGGTHWSLLVYLQDKNGFFHYDSYGSSNSFHAKQVAEKLEAFLGRKGNKLAFVEEKAPAQQNSYDCGMYVICNTEALCQNFFRQQPQSLLQLLTPTYITKKREEWKDLIARLAKN, from the coding sequence ATGGACCCAGTAGTCTTGAGTTACATGGACAGTCTACTGCGGCAATCAGACATCTCACTACTGGATCCTCCAAGCTGGCTCAATGACCATGTTATTGGGTTTGCCTTTGAGTACTTTGCCAACAGTCAATTTCATGACTGCTCTGACCAGGTCTGTTTCATCAGCCCCGAAGTTACTCAGTTCATCAAGTGCACTGGCAGCCCAGCAGAAATCGCCATGTTCCTTGAACCCTTGGACCTCCCCAATAAGAGAGTTATATTTTTAGCCATCAATGATAATTCCAACCACACAGCTGGGGGAACCCACTGGAGCTTGTTGGTATATCTGCAAGATAAAAATGGCTTTTTTCATTATGATTCTTACGGTAGCAGTAACTCATTCCATGCAAAACAGGTAGCAGAGAAACTAGAGGCTTTCTTaggcagaaaaggaaacaaactggCCTTTGTGGAAGAGAAAGCCCCTGCTCAACAAAACAGCTATGACTGTGGGATGTATGTGATCTGTAACACTGAGGCCTTGTGTCAGAACTTCTTTAGACAACAGCCACAATCACTACTGCAGCTACTCACTCCTACATACatcacaaagaaaagagaagaatggaAAGATCTCATTGCCAGACTTGCTAAAAATTAG